One segment of Setaria viridis chromosome 4, Setaria_viridis_v4.0, whole genome shotgun sequence DNA contains the following:
- the LOC117851435 gene encoding probable glucomannan 4-beta-mannosyltransferase 3 isoform X2 translates to MAGAPAGASLAAVAAGWLDLDGSTSTTATTLLLRRWWWPPLPPSGVAEALRAAWDVARAAAVAPALAAASWACLALSAMLLADAVFLAAASLLAPRGRYRAACPAAAAEENGDEEASGRAVGGGGYPMVLIQIPMYNEREVYKLSIGAACRLAWPSDRVIVQVLDDSTDPTIKDLVELECKFWANKGKNVKYEVRNNRKGYKAGALKQGMLYDYVQQCDFVAVFDADFQPEPDFLVRTVPYLVHNPRIALVQARWEFVNPNEFLMTRIQKMTLDYHFKVEQEAGTAGVWRISSIKEAGGWEDRTTVEDMDLAVRAGLKGWKFIYVGDVKVKSELPSNLKAYRRQQHRWTCGAANLFRKTGAEIILTKEVSLWRKLYLIYSFFFIRKVVAHVVPFMLYCVVIPLSVLIPEVTVPVWGVVYIPTTITLLYAIRNPSSLHFIPFWILFENVMSFHRTKAAVIGLLELGSVNEWVVTEKLGNSSCTKPVPQILEKPPCRSWDRCTMSEILVAIFLFFCATYNLVYGGDFYFVYIYLQAITFLIVGTGFCGTSNS, encoded by the exons ATGGCTGGCGCACCGGCGGGGGCCTCCTTGGCCGCCGTGGCAGCGGGGTGGCTCGACCTCGACGGGtcgacgtcgacgacggcgacgacccTGCTCCttcgccggtggtggtggccgccgctgccgccgtcgggCGTCGCCGAGGCGCTGCGGGCCGCGTGGGACGtggcgcgagcggcggccgtggcgccggcgctggcggccGCGTCGTGGGCGTGCCTGGCCCTGTCGGCCATGCTGCTCGCCGACGCCGTGTTCCtggccgccgccagcctcctCGCGCCGCGTGGGCGGTACCGGGCGgcgtgccccgccgccgccgccgaggagaacggggacgaggaggcgagcggccgcgccgtcggcggcggcggctacccCATGGTGCTCATCCAAATCCCCATGTACAACGAGCGGGAG GTGTACAAGCTTTCCATTGGAGCAGCGTGCAGGCTGGCATGGCCGTCCGATAGGGTCATCGTACAGGTTCTCGACGATTCCACCGATCCAACGATCAAG GATCTGGTGGAGCTTGAATGCAAGTTTTGGGCTAACAAAGGCAAAAACGTGAAATACGAGGTGAGGAACAATCGGAAAGGGTACAAGGCCGGTGCACTGAAGCAAGGGATGCTGTATGACTACGTTCAGCAGTGTGATTTCGTCGCTGTGTTCGACGCTGATTTCCAACCGGAACCTGACTTCCTCGTGAGGACCGTCCCGTATCTCGTGCATAATCCACGGATTGCACTTGTGCAAGCCCGATGGGAATTTG TTAATCCCAATGAATTCCTTATGACGAGGATACAAAAGATGACATTAGACTATCACTTCAAAGTAGAGCAGGAAGCAG GAACGGCTGGTGTCTGGAGAATTTCTTCCATTAAGGAAGCCGGTGGCTGGGAGGATCGAACCACAGTAGAAGACATGGATTTAGCAGTCAGAGCAGGTCTCAAAGGATGGAAATTCATCTATGTCGGAGATGTTAAG GTCAAAAGTGAACTGCCAAGCAATCTGAAGGCGTATCGCCGTCAGCAACATCGGTGGACGTGCGGGGCAGCAAATTTATTCAGGAAGACGGGTGCAGAGATAATTCTGACTAAG GAGGTGTCGTTGTGGAGGAAGCTTTATTTGATCTATAGCTTCTTTTTCATTAGGAAGGTTGTTGCCCATGTGGTACCTTTCATGCTCTACTGTGTAGTAATCCCGCTGTCAGTCCTGATTCCTGAGGTCACAGTTCCTGTATGGGGGGTGGTTTATATCCCAACAACAATAACACTTCTCTACGCAATCAGAAATCCAAG TTCGCTCCACTTCATACCATTCTGGATCCTCTTTGAGAATGTCATGTCTTTCCACCGGACGAAGGCGGCAGTCATCGGTTTGCTTGAGCTTGGGAGCGTAAACGAGTGGGTTGTCACAGAGAAGCTTGGTAATTCAAGCTGCACCAAGCCTGTGCCGCAAATACTTGAAAAGCCTCCCTGCAGGTCTTGGGACAG ATGCACCATGTCAGAGATTTTGGTTGccatttttctcttcttttgcgCGACCTACAACTTGGTTTACGGAGGCGACTTCTATTTCGTTTACATATATTTACAGGCTATAACATTTCTTATTGTTGGCACCGGTTTCTGCGGAACATCCAACTCATAG
- the LOC117851833 gene encoding myosin-11, producing MGTKVNIIVGSHVWAEDPGICWVDGEVVKIKGEEAEIQATNGKKIVANLSKLYPKDMEAAAGGVDDMTKLSYLHEPGVLQNLAIRYELNEIYTYTGNILIAVNPFQRLPHLYDPHMMQQYKGAPFGELSPHVFAVADVAYRAMINEHKSNAILVSGESGAGKTETTKMLMRYLAYLGGRAATEGRTVEQQVLESNPVLEAFGNAKTVRNNNSSRFGKFVEIQFDKHGRISGAAIRTYLLERSRVCQISDPERNYHCFYLLCSAPQEEVEKYKLGNPKTFHYLNQSNCYELVGVSDAHEYLATRRAMDIVGISTQEQDAIFRVVAAILHIGNIEFSKGKEVDSSVLKDEKSKFHLETTAELLMCNPGALEDALCKRVMVTPEEVIKRSLDPYNATISRDGLAKTIYSRLFDWLVDKINSSIGQDASSKCLIGVLDIYGFESFKANSFEQFCINYTNEKLQQHFNQHVFKMEQEEYTKEQIDWSYIEFVDNQDVLDLIEKKPGGVIALLDEACMFPKSTHETFAQKLYQTFQKHKRFVKPKLSRTDFTICHYAGEVLYQSDQFLDKNKDYVVAEHQELLSASKCSFISGLFPPLPEETSKSSKFSSIGARFKQQLQALMDTLNSTEPHYIRCVKPNNVLKPAIFENVNVMQQLRCGGVLEAIRISCAGYPTRRTFYEFLHRFGILAPEALEGNSDEKVACKKILEKKGLAGFQIGKTKVFLRAGQMAELDARRTEVLSAAAKTIQGKMRTHIMRKKFLSLRKASVCVQAIWRGRLACKLYDNMRREAAAIKVQKHQRRHQARRSYKLQYASVLVVQTALRALAARNEFRFKKQSKAAVTIQTRYRCHRAHSYHRKLKCAAIVAQCRWRGRIARKELKKLKMEARETGALKEAKDKLEKKVEELTWRVQLEKRLRTDLEEAKAQELSKMQGSMEALQAKLEEANTMLAKEREAAKTIVEAPPVVQETQVIVQDTEKIDSLTTEVQELKISLQSEKQRADDLEKKRSEEEQANEEKQKKMEETEIKMRQFQDYLRRLEEKLANVESENKVLRQQAVSMAPSKILSGRSKSNLQRSSENVQVSSNDPKITLESNNTSSPKKEYDIDDKPQKSLNEKQQENQDLLIRCIAQHLGYAGNRPVAACIIYKCLLHWRSFEVERTSVFDRIIQTIGHAIETQDNNEVLAYWLSNASTLLLLLQRTLKASGSTGMAPQRRRSSSATLFGRMTQSFRGTPQGVNLSLINGSMVSGVETLRQVEAKYPALLFKQQLTAYVEKIYGMIRDNLKKEISPLLGLCIQAPRTSRASLMKGSSRSNTNTAAQQALIAHWQGIVKSLGNFLNILKVNNVPPFLVRKVFTQIFSFINVQLFNSLLLRRECCSFSNGEYVKAGLAELEHWCYRATDEYAGSAWDELKHIRQAIGFLVIHQKPKKTLDEISHDLCPVLSIQQLYRISTMYWDDKYGTHSVSPEVISNMRVLMTEDSNNPVSNSFLLDDDSSIPFSVDDISKSMQQIDISDIEPPPLIRENSGFVFLLPPPE from the exons ATG GGGACTAAAGTTAATATAATTGTGGGCTCTCATGTGTGGGCTGAGGACCCTGGTATCTGCTGGGTCGATGGAGAGGTGGTTAAGATCAAAGGTGAAGAGGCCGAGATCCAGGCAACCAATGGGAAAAAG ATCGTTGCAAATTTGTCGAAACTATACCCCAAAGATATGGAAGCAGCTGCTGGTGGAGTTGATGACATGACAAAGCTTTCCTATCTCCATGAGCCAGGAGTGCTGCAGAATTTGGCTATCAGATATGAGCTGAATGAAATCTAT ACATACACTGGCAATATTCTCATTGCTGTCAATCCTTTCCAAAGGTTGCCTCATTTGTACGATCCACATATGATGCAACAGTATAAGGGAGCACCATTTGGAGAGTTAAGTCCACATGTTTTTGCTGTGGCAGATGTTGCATACAG GGCTATGATTAATGAACATAAGAGTAATGCCATTCTTGTGAGTGGTGAGAGTGGTGCTGGAAAAACAGAAACAACAAAAATGCTTATGAGGTATCTTGCCTATTTGGGTGGTCGGGCTGCAACTGAAGGAAGAACAGTAGAGCAACAAGTTCTTGAA TCAAATCCAGTCCTTGAAGCTTTTGGCAATGCAAAAACTGTCAGGAATAACAATTCTAG TCGATTTGGTAAGTTCGTCGAGATTCAGTTTGATAAGCATGGGAGGATTTCAGGTGCTGCAATCAGAACTTACCTTCTAGAAAGGTCACGTGTATGCCAAATATCTGATCCAGAGCGCAATTACCACTGCTTTTATCTCCTGTGCTCAGCACCTCAGGAG GAGGTCGAAAAGTACAAACTAGGAAATCCTAAGACTTTTCACTATCTCAATCAATCAAACTGTTATGAGTTGGTTGGAGTAAGCGATGCCCATGAATATTTGGCTACCAGAAGAGCAATGGATATTGTTGGCATCAGTACTCAGGAACAG GATGCTATTTTCAGGGTTGTTGCTGCTATCCTTCACATTGGCAATATTGAATTTTCCAAGGGGAAAGAAGTTGATTCCTCAGTCTTGAAAGATGAAAAATCTAAGTTTCATCTCGAAACAACTGCTGAGCTTCTTAT GTGTAATCCTGGAGCCTTGGAAGATGCTCTTTGTAAGCGTGTCATGGTAACACCAGAAGAGGTTATAAAAAGGAGTCTTGATCCTTACAATGCTACTATTAGCAGGGATGGTCTGGCAAAGACGATATATTCTCGCTTGTTTGACTG GCTTGTTGATAAAATCAATAGTTCCATTGGGCAAGATGCTAGCTCTAAATGTCTTATTGGTGTCCTGGACATCTATGGTTTTGAGAGCTTTAAGGCAAACAG CTTTGAACAATTCTGTATTAATTATACAAATGAGAAATTGCAACAGCACTTCAATCAG CACGTTTTCAAGATGGAACAAGAGGAGTACACTAAAGAACAAATTGATTGGAGTTATATTGAGTTCGTTGATAATCAAGATGTTCTTGACCTTATTGAGAAG AAACCTGGGGGTGTTATTGCACTTCTTGATGAGGCATG TATGTTCCCCAAGTCAACACACGAGACGTTTGCCCAGAAGCTCTACCAGACTTTTCAAAAGCACAAACGTTTTGTCAAGCCAAAGCTATCTCGCACTGATTTTACAATTTGTCACTATGCTGGAGAG GTGTTGTACCAGTCTGATCAATTCCTTGACAAAAATAAAGACTACGTTGTGGCAGAGCACCAGGAGCTCTTAAGTGCTTCTAAATGCTCATTTATCTCAGGATTATTTCCACCTCTGCCAGAGGAGACATCTAAATCTTCCAAGTTCTCTTCCATTGGAGCTCGCTTTAAG CAACAACTTCAAGCCCTTATGGACACATTGAATTCTACAGAGCCTCATTATATTAGATGCGTGAAGCCAAATAATGTGCTAAAACCGGCAATTTTTGAGAATGTCAATGTTATGCAACAGTTGCGTTGTGGT GGTGTACTTGAGGCAATCAGGATCAGTTGTGCCGGGTATCCTACACGTCGCACGTTTTATGAGTTTTTGCATCGTTTTGGAATACTTGCACCAGAGGCCCTTGAAGGGAA TAGTGATGAAAAGGTTGCTTGCAAAAAGATTTTGGAAAAAAAGGGCCTTGCAGGCTTTCAG ATAGGGAAAACAAAAGTTTTTCTGAGAGCTGGTCAGATGGCTGAATTAGATGCTAGGAGGACTGAAGTGCTCAGTGCTGCGGCAAAAACAATTCAGGGGAAAATGCGAACACATATCATGCGGAAGAAATTCCTTTCTTTGAGGAAGGCATCCGTATGTGTTCAGGCAATATGGAGAG GAAGACTGGCTTGTAAACTATATGATAACATGCGAAGGGAAGCAGCTGCCATCAAAGTTCAGAAACATCAACGTAGGCATCAGGCGAGAAGGTCTTACAAACTCCAATATGCTTCTGTTCTTGTTGTGCAAACTGCATTGCGAGCATTGGCAGCGAGAAATGAGTTCAGATTTAAGAAGCAATCTAAGGCAGCAGTTACAATTCAG ACTCGTTATAGGTGCCATAGGGCTCATTCATACCATAGGAAGTTGAAATGTGCAGCCATTGTTGCACAATGCAGATGGAGGGGAAGAATTGCAAGGAAAGAACTCAAGAAACTCAAAATG GAAGCAAGAGAAACAGGTGCCCTCAAAGAAGCAAAGGACAAACTTGAAAAGAAAGTAGAAGAACTTACATGGCGTGTGCAGTTAGAGAAACGACTAAGG ACAGACTTGGAAGAAGCAAAAGCTCAGGAGTTGTCAAAAATGCAGGGCTCTATGGAAGCATTGCAAGCTAAACTGGAAGAGGCAAACACAATGCTCGCGAAGGAACGAGAAGCTGCTAAGACTATTGTAGAAGCACCTCCTGTAGTGCAGGAAACTCAGGTTATCGTCCAAGACACTGAAAAGATTGATTCCTTGACAACAGAGGTGCAAGAACTTAAG ATCTCATTACAATCAGAGAAACAAAGAGCTGATGATTTAGAAAAGAAACGCtctgaagaagaacaagcaaatgaagaaaagcaaaagaaaatggaaGAGACTGAAATAAAAATGCGTCAATTTCAGGACTACCTGAGAAG GCTAGAGGAGAAACTCGCTAATGTAGAATCTGAAAATAAAGTGCTTCGTCAGCAAGCTGTCTCAATGGCTCCAAGCAAAATTCTGTCTGGCCGCTCCAAGTCCAATTTACAA AGGAGTTCTGAAAATGTGCAAGTATCAAGCAATGACCCAAAAATAACTCTA GAGTCCAATAATACATCCTCTCCTAAAAAGGAATATGACATCGATGATAAGCCACAGAAATCTCTTAATGAGAAGCAGCAG GAAAATCAAGATCTATTAATTAGGTGCATCGCACAGCATTTAGGCTATGCTGGGAATCGGCCAGTTGCTGCTTGTATTATATACAAATGCCTTCTTCATTGGAGATCATTTGAAGTAGAGCGGACAAGTGTTTTTGATCGGATCATTCAAACCATAGGACATGCGATTGAG ACACAAGACAACAACGAAGTCTTAGCATATTGGCTTTCAAATGCTTCGACACTGTTGCTATTGCTTCAAAGGACATTAAAGGCGAGTGGATCAACCGGTATGGCTCCACAGCGTCGGCGATCGTCTTCTGCTACACTTTTTGGACGAATGACGCAG AGCTTCAGAGGTACTCCACAAGGTGTAAATCTTTCTCTCATAAATGGAAGCATGGTTAGTGGAGTTGAGACACTGAGACAAGTGGAAGCCAAGTATCCGGCTTTACTGTTTAAACAGCAACTTACGGCATATGTGGAGAAGATATATGGAATGATCCGGGATAATTTGAAGAAAGAGATCTCTCCCTTGCTTGGTTTGTGCATTCAG GCTCCGAGAACGTCAAGAGCAAGCTTAATGAAAGGCTCTTCACGTTCAAACACTAATACAGCTGCCCAGCAAGCTTTAATTGCTCACTGGCAAGGGATTGTGAAGAGCCTAGGAAATTTCTTGAACATACTGAAAGTGAACAAT GTTCCTCCTTTCTTAGTCCGAAAAGTATTCACTCAGATATTCTCATTTATCAATGTACAGCTATTTAACAG TTTGCTATTGAGAAGGGAGTGCTGTTCATTCAGTAATGGCGAGTATGTAAAAGCGGGATTAGC
- the LOC117851435 gene encoding probable glucomannan 4-beta-mannosyltransferase 3 isoform X1 has translation MAGAPAGASLAAVAAGWLDLDGSTSTTATTLLLRRWWWPPLPPSGVAEALRAAWDVARAAAVAPALAAASWACLALSAMLLADAVFLAAASLLAPRGRYRAACPAAAAEENGDEEASGRAVGGGGYPMVLIQIPMYNEREVYKLSIGAACRLAWPSDRVIVQVLDDSTDPTIKDLVELECKFWANKGKNVKYEVRNNRKGYKAGALKQGMLYDYVQQCDFVAVFDADFQPEPDFLVRTVPYLVHNPRIALVQARWEFVNPNEFLMTRIQKMTLDYHFKVEQEAGSSTFEFFGFNGTAGVWRISSIKEAGGWEDRTTVEDMDLAVRAGLKGWKFIYVGDVKVKSELPSNLKAYRRQQHRWTCGAANLFRKTGAEIILTKEVSLWRKLYLIYSFFFIRKVVAHVVPFMLYCVVIPLSVLIPEVTVPVWGVVYIPTTITLLYAIRNPSSLHFIPFWILFENVMSFHRTKAAVIGLLELGSVNEWVVTEKLGNSSCTKPVPQILEKPPCRSWDRCTMSEILVAIFLFFCATYNLVYGGDFYFVYIYLQAITFLIVGTGFCGTSNS, from the exons ATGGCTGGCGCACCGGCGGGGGCCTCCTTGGCCGCCGTGGCAGCGGGGTGGCTCGACCTCGACGGGtcgacgtcgacgacggcgacgacccTGCTCCttcgccggtggtggtggccgccgctgccgccgtcgggCGTCGCCGAGGCGCTGCGGGCCGCGTGGGACGtggcgcgagcggcggccgtggcgccggcgctggcggccGCGTCGTGGGCGTGCCTGGCCCTGTCGGCCATGCTGCTCGCCGACGCCGTGTTCCtggccgccgccagcctcctCGCGCCGCGTGGGCGGTACCGGGCGgcgtgccccgccgccgccgccgaggagaacggggacgaggaggcgagcggccgcgccgtcggcggcggcggctacccCATGGTGCTCATCCAAATCCCCATGTACAACGAGCGGGAG GTGTACAAGCTTTCCATTGGAGCAGCGTGCAGGCTGGCATGGCCGTCCGATAGGGTCATCGTACAGGTTCTCGACGATTCCACCGATCCAACGATCAAG GATCTGGTGGAGCTTGAATGCAAGTTTTGGGCTAACAAAGGCAAAAACGTGAAATACGAGGTGAGGAACAATCGGAAAGGGTACAAGGCCGGTGCACTGAAGCAAGGGATGCTGTATGACTACGTTCAGCAGTGTGATTTCGTCGCTGTGTTCGACGCTGATTTCCAACCGGAACCTGACTTCCTCGTGAGGACCGTCCCGTATCTCGTGCATAATCCACGGATTGCACTTGTGCAAGCCCGATGGGAATTTG TTAATCCCAATGAATTCCTTATGACGAGGATACAAAAGATGACATTAGACTATCACTTCAAAGTAGAGCAGGAAGCAGGTTCATCCACGTTTGAGTTTTTTGGTTTTAACG GAACGGCTGGTGTCTGGAGAATTTCTTCCATTAAGGAAGCCGGTGGCTGGGAGGATCGAACCACAGTAGAAGACATGGATTTAGCAGTCAGAGCAGGTCTCAAAGGATGGAAATTCATCTATGTCGGAGATGTTAAG GTCAAAAGTGAACTGCCAAGCAATCTGAAGGCGTATCGCCGTCAGCAACATCGGTGGACGTGCGGGGCAGCAAATTTATTCAGGAAGACGGGTGCAGAGATAATTCTGACTAAG GAGGTGTCGTTGTGGAGGAAGCTTTATTTGATCTATAGCTTCTTTTTCATTAGGAAGGTTGTTGCCCATGTGGTACCTTTCATGCTCTACTGTGTAGTAATCCCGCTGTCAGTCCTGATTCCTGAGGTCACAGTTCCTGTATGGGGGGTGGTTTATATCCCAACAACAATAACACTTCTCTACGCAATCAGAAATCCAAG TTCGCTCCACTTCATACCATTCTGGATCCTCTTTGAGAATGTCATGTCTTTCCACCGGACGAAGGCGGCAGTCATCGGTTTGCTTGAGCTTGGGAGCGTAAACGAGTGGGTTGTCACAGAGAAGCTTGGTAATTCAAGCTGCACCAAGCCTGTGCCGCAAATACTTGAAAAGCCTCCCTGCAGGTCTTGGGACAG ATGCACCATGTCAGAGATTTTGGTTGccatttttctcttcttttgcgCGACCTACAACTTGGTTTACGGAGGCGACTTCTATTTCGTTTACATATATTTACAGGCTATAACATTTCTTATTGTTGGCACCGGTTTCTGCGGAACATCCAACTCATAG